In Candidatus Omnitrophota bacterium, one DNA window encodes the following:
- a CDS encoding glycosyltransferase family 2 protein codes for MRVGIVILNYNQLEDTRQCLRSLRNLQYADRSIYVLDNGSRDGSLAVLPSEFPECTFIDNQANLGFAGGCNRGIERVLKDGADAVMLLNNDLEVDPAFLSELVEVLRSHDKVAVVGAVNYELDHREVLFSAGHRINLWTGTQTKLDPSTFAKILGTSRLEEPLRVQCVPGSAFLIRREVLEEVGLLDERFFIYYEESDFCLRVAEAGWECWIVPSSKIWHRVFSSLGQRSPAIHYICTRNLLLLVRKHGTPLQRASFLLYNTLYLLAKSAYFALRGRPCAAKAIAWGWIDYWRGNWEIGRLQEVRDWGA; via the coding sequence GTGCGCGTAGGAATCGTGATACTCAATTACAATCAGCTGGAAGACACGCGCCAGTGTCTCCGGTCCCTGCGCAATCTGCAGTATGCGGATCGCAGTATCTACGTCCTGGATAATGGTTCGCGGGACGGTTCTCTTGCAGTACTTCCTTCCGAGTTTCCGGAATGCACCTTCATCGACAATCAGGCCAACCTCGGATTTGCCGGGGGTTGTAACAGGGGCATTGAGCGAGTCCTGAAAGACGGTGCCGATGCGGTGATGCTCCTGAATAACGATCTGGAGGTGGATCCCGCCTTTTTGAGCGAGCTGGTGGAGGTTCTCCGGAGCCATGACAAAGTCGCTGTGGTGGGAGCGGTTAATTACGAGCTGGATCATCGTGAAGTGCTGTTTTCTGCCGGGCATCGAATCAATCTCTGGACCGGGACACAGACAAAGCTGGACCCCTCCACCTTTGCGAAGATCTTGGGTACTTCCCGGCTGGAAGAACCTCTGCGGGTGCAGTGTGTGCCGGGAAGCGCTTTTCTGATTCGGCGCGAGGTTCTTGAAGAAGTCGGGCTTCTGGACGAGCGTTTCTTTATCTATTATGAGGAATCTGATTTTTGCCTGCGGGTGGCCGAGGCAGGCTGGGAGTGCTGGATTGTGCCCTCTTCCAAAATTTGGCACCGGGTGTTCAGCAGTCTCGGGCAGCGCAGCCCTGCCATTCACTACATCTGTACGCGTAACCTCTTGCTTCTAGTCCGTAAACACGGGACGCCACTTCAGCGCGCAAGTTTTCTTCTCTATAACACGCTTTATCTCCTGGCCAAATCCGCCTATTTTGCTTTGCGCGGGCGGCCGTGTGCAGCCAAGGCGATTGCCTGGGGTTGGATCGACTACTGGAGGGGAAATTGGGAAATCGGCCGCCTGCAGGAGGTGCGGGATTGGGGGGCCTAG